In a genomic window of Glycine max cultivar Williams 82 chromosome 13, Glycine_max_v4.0, whole genome shotgun sequence:
- the LOC121173322 gene encoding uncharacterized protein, which produces MILQQDVEDLENSEREVEAENILRQALKKASYKPHEAYEIEMLFVDVLIYKAIIHQMLGIDEAREHWQEFIVVRDPAFRREIDFEQFKRHVERLRQANARQNAEI; this is translated from the exons ATGATTCTTCAG CAAGATGTAGAGGATTTGGAAAACAGTGAAAGGGAAGTTGAAGCAGAGAATATACTTAGACAGGCGTTAAAAAAGGCCAGTTATAAACCACATGAAGCCTACGAGATTGAAATGTTATTTGTAGATGTGCTCATCTACAAG GCAATTATACACCAAATGCTGGGGATAGATGAAGCTAGAGAACATTGGCAAGAATTCATCGTAGTACGAGACCCAGCTTTCCGTCGTGAAATCGATTTTGAACAGTTTAAACGTCACGTGGAACGACTTCGACAAGCTAATGCTAGGCAAAACGCAGAAATATGA